Proteins encoded within one genomic window of Thalassospira sp. TSL5-1:
- the clpS gene encoding ATP-dependent Clp protease adapter ClpS, producing MSDQGNQGDGLPTTGVVTKTRPKTKKPAMYKVLLLNDDYTPMEFVVLVLEQFFAKGREEATAIMLQVHRKGVGVCGVFTYEIAETKVNQVMDLARQNQHPLQCTIEKE from the coding sequence ATGAGTGATCAGGGCAATCAGGGTGACGGCCTCCCTACCACAGGCGTTGTAACCAAAACGCGGCCGAAAACCAAAAAGCCGGCAATGTACAAGGTGTTGTTGCTCAATGATGACTACACACCAATGGAATTTGTCGTGCTCGTCCTGGAGCAGTTTTTTGCCAAGGGACGGGAAGAGGCGACGGCGATCATGCTGCAGGTACACCGTAAGGGTGTAGGTGTTTGTGGTGTGTTTACATACGAGATCGCCGAGACAAAGGTAAACCAGGTCATGGATCTGGCGCGTCAAAACCAGCACCCGTTGCAGTGCACGATAGAGAAGGAGTAG